The DNA sequence aattttagactaacattgttttatttgtttcttttcaggtacccccatcagaaggacaggagcaccgcgtcgcagagagcctcaggagtcatcacaggtaagttttgttgcattttggcggtggtctgttgcgaccgctggaagtgggcaacttgcaacaagttgcaggtgatttattctcagctgcgtcatcccacgcagccgtcgtttggtgaagatccgattatatcgtcaatggcagctttatgcaattgtttagtgagtttgtttgtattgcagatgcgtattgccggtcgtcaggaagagttgcgaagagttgtccagcgcagccgtcattgcgtttttattgagctgctggcattatggtcgtggagttcgtctcgtggcagagaagtcgtctgtggggattgtagttcggacaatcaccgaaggaagccaggtgcgtcgcgtcttgtggccatagcttcaggattggttgcttggggccgccgattcgagatttgttgcagagagccgccgcaacgagattgccatggaaatggatgtaaaaatagaaattggtaagtataatatttgttatttgatgattgcattaatttttgttgtttcaggtacatttaatttaaggtaagtattataattgtgtatatttgtttatataactgcgtttgttattgtttttcaggtacttatgggggaagctagtctggggtgaatattgcattgcgtttataattgcgttgattttttgcttttcaggtacgttttgtaggggctaaattggaggcccttgtcattgtgttattgcggctggagtgccgcgattttggagtcatcaagtttgcaattagataagtattatattatacatatatatttcccagtaatagcttgtgttcccttgtttcaatagttggagtcttggaagctggagctgcatgcttgacgtcagcaggatggagccgtctgttatcgtctgctactttgtctgtccggtttgttattatttatgtgtccttgagtagtttttgtatcgcgttcttatttattttcttttcgttgcaggttaggagagaattcgtcgaagatacagaactgatgagaataatacaatttaaggacaagttttttcggcatattgatgtggcagctgcgccacgcaaatgatccttatttatgctttggcatcaggagaaggagacggcatcataaaattgtcaactttttgtgtttaaaatcgcgaaagttggcgatttagttttgcttttgcggtgcCTGTCTCATGATTTACGTGCGCATAGTCGGCAGGGTGaggtcgcattttttgtatctgctggtttgcctgtcaggtttgcaattttctgtgtgtccttgaataattttgtattatattcttattaattttcctttccttacagattatcaggaaatcattgaaaatacagtaatgaggaaatttatacaatttggataaggattttaattctttttaatatgatgtcggctccgggatagtgatccttttttgtgcagtggcatcaggaggtggacacggcgtcttaggattattaattttttgtgtttataatcgcgaaaataggcgatttcgttttgtttttgcgacgCTCGCCACCTCTTGTCAGTTGCTTTAGATGTGGAACAGCAGTTGGTTGTGGTCAAgtaggtaagtgcatttgattgttttgtttagtttgtttatggtttttttttttttttttttttatattttcagcGTATGGTGACGCTGTCATTTTATTGTcctttgatttttgcttaaaaatatacagagacaatttgtggcaaattacattttcggattttttttggctgcagaATGCGTGCCATAATTACaagtatttataatttaaatttacaggagatatttttgaaaaatttggcGGCTTTTTGCGCGccttgtttttgaaatatgtgtCGGTAGTTTTTTGCACgccatgtttttgaaatatttggcggcattttttgcgcgccatggtttaaatttgaatattacttTACTTAGGAAATAGCTTATAACAAGGAgaaaatagttttgtttaagTAATCTAGGAATATAGTTGAGCGATGACATGGTATCCAGCGATGATACTATAACCGATGGCGGCGAGGATGAGCAGTTGCTGTCGTCAGATGAGATGGATAAAACCGATGCCCATCCTCCGCTTTGGTTCACTTTCTGGCCGtccattagttgttgttgttgctgctggcttcacTTTTAGCTACTGTTTCGCGCGCGCCTCTGTCGGTTTTATAATCACAACTGACTTGCAAAATTAGGCTAGGCGCGTAGGCGGGCTTTTTCGATAGCTCAAAGGCACGGCGGAATATCGATATGCTATCAATTTCACGGCAGCTCATTATCGATATTTCGCGCCCTTTTGTTTGGCGGGCTTATCGGCTATTATATTTGCAGCCAGCCTATCGCCTATCGGGCAGAAATACTGGAATTGTTCAGGTTAGTATTTTTGGAATTCCAGTATTTCTCCTGCGCTATGTCCGTATCAATGGCATATTCAAGAAAGGGTCTCACTTCTCCAAGCGGAAAAAGAAGCAGAAAAATTGCGTGTTATTTCTTATTGTAGATATTTGTTTTCCTGCGCATTTCCCATAGTAATCCTGTTTATGCTTTCAGTGGTGCTGTTTACGTTGATGCTGCGGAGATGCAAGTATGCAGCGGCCGGCGTGGCCAGTCAACATTGGTGCACACACAACTTTTGTGGAGGAGAAACGTGTGCCGCAGTCCGCGTCATCTAAAGGCTTAtgtttgtctgtgtgtgtgcgtgagtatAGTCTGCCTGATGTTCCCATTTGAGCCGAGTCTAATGCTTGTATCTTCTTAACATTTGCAGGCTTTGTTTATGTGAGTTGTGATGTTGCTTTCTCCTTTCTGATGctgcaaaagaaaaatattattaatgctATCAGCGTAGCTGCTCATCTCGCCGCCGCAGAGATGACATCGTGTGCCAGGCAGCGGCCAGTCTGGCCCGTCCGGCATGATGCAAGCGTTCAGACTGTGGCGGGTGAAGAAATGCGCCGCAGCCCATCGACGTCTGCAGGAAACGCTCCGGTATGACAGAATTGCAGTTTCATACAAATCTGAGTGCAAAATAGAAATTATCCAGTTTTCTTTCTTCCAGACTTGGAACGTCGGTGACTGCCATCCCGGATGATTGCCCAGTGGCCAAGTAAGGAGTCGGAAAAGCAGTGAACGGCAGGCTCGCCATTGCACTCAGCAGGAGTCCGTAAGGAAGGATCTGTCCGAGGGAAAATCGACGTCTCATAATTCGCCTATTGCACAACTGCTGTTGCCGCCGATGGTGGCGACCGCGTctccgctgttgctgctgctggtggtgcccgcgtcgctgctgctgccgctgctggtggtgactgcgacgctgctgctggaggtgactgcgtcgctgctgctgttggtggtgactgcgtggctgctgctgctggtggtgaccgcgccgatgctgctgcttccggtggcaactgcgtcgctgctgttgctgctggtgttgactgcgtcgctgctactgttgctgctggtggtgactgcgccgctgcatgctgctgctgccagtggcgactgcgtcgctgctgctgcctctgctggtggtgactgcgccgctgctgttgccgccacTGGTAGCGACCGCGTcgacgctgttgctgctgctggaggtgcccgcgtcgctgctgctgccgctgctggtggtgactgcgccgttgctgctggaggtgactgcgtcgctgctgctgttggtggtgactgcgtggctgctgctgctggtggtgaccgcgccgatgctgctgcttccggtggcaactgcgtcgctgctgttgctgctggtggtgactgcgtcgctgctactgttgctgctggtggtgactgcgccgctgctgctgctgctgccagtggcgactgcgtcgctgctgctgcctctgctggtggtgactgcgccgctgctgttgccgccacTGGTAGCGACCGCGTcgacgctgttgctgctgctggtggtgcccgcgtcgctgctgctgccgctgctggtggtgactgcgccgttgctgctggaggtgactgcgtcgctgctgctgttggtggtgactgcgtggctgctgctgctggtggtgaccgcgccgatgctgctgcttccggtggcaactgcgtcgctgctgttgctgctggtggtgactgcgtcgctgctactgttgctgctggtggtgactgcgccgctgctgctgctactgccagtggcgactgcgtcgctgctgctgcctctgctggtggtgactgcgccgctgctgttgccgccacTGGTAGCGACCGCGTcgacgct is a window from the Drosophila sechellia strain sech25 unplaced genomic scaffold, ASM438219v1 U_164, whole genome shotgun sequence genome containing:
- the LOC116802579 gene encoding uncharacterized protein LOC116802579 isoform X3, with translation MSVSMAYSRKGLTSPSGKRSRKIACYFLFGAVYVDAAEMQVCSGRRGQSTLVHTQLLWRRNVCRSPRHLKAYVCLCVCALFIVAAHLAAAEMTSCARQRPVWPVRHDASVQTVAGEEMRRSPSTSAGNAPTWNVGDCHPG
- the LOC116802579 gene encoding uncharacterized protein LOC116802579 isoform X1, with amino-acid sequence MSVSMAYSRKGLTSPSGKRSRKIACYFLFGAVYVDAAEMQVCSGRRGQSTLVHTQLLWRRNVCRSPRHLKAYVCLCVCALFIVAAHLAAAEMTSCARQRPVWPVRHDASVQTVAGEEMRRSPSTSAGNAPFSFFQTWNVGDCHPG
- the LOC116802579 gene encoding uncharacterized protein LOC116802579 isoform X2; this translates as MSVSMAYSRKGLTSPSGKRSRKIACYFLFGAVYVDAAEMQVCSGRRGQSTLVHTQLLWRRNVCRSPRHLKAYVCLCVLCLSAHLAAAEMTSCARQRPVWPVRHDASVQTVAGEEMRRSPSTSAGNAPFSFFQTWNVGDCHPG